The following proteins are co-located in the Telopea speciosissima isolate NSW1024214 ecotype Mountain lineage chromosome 9, Tspe_v1, whole genome shotgun sequence genome:
- the LOC122639270 gene encoding GDSL esterase/lipase At5g45670-like, translated as MVPVISKIWVFYMLLWTSKLAILRLVKAAPQVPCYFIFGDSLVDNGNNNAIASVARANYMPYGIDFPGGPTGRFCNGKTTADIIAQLLGFNDFIHPYTNASDQDLLRGVNFASAAAGIRDETGQQLGGRISMNGQVRNYQTAVNRVVNILGDENTAADHLSKCIYSVGMGSNDYLNNYFMPLYYSSSRQYTPEQFANVLIQQYSQQLRSLYNYGARKVAVIGVGQIGCSPNELAQNSPNGQTCVEKINSANRMFNDKLISLVDDFNNNLQGAKFIYINAYGIFDDMLKNPSANGFKVTNRGCCGVGRNNGQITCLPLQTPCPNRKEYIFWDAFHPTEAANVIIARRSYSVASPSDAHPIDIRRLAQL; from the exons ATGGTTCCAGTGATCAGCAAAATATGGGTGTTTTATATGTTGTTATGGACATCGAAATTGGCAATTTTAAGGCTTGTCAAAGCAGCGCCTCAAGTTCCTTGTTACTTCATCTTTGGAGATTCTCTGGTCGACAATGGCAACAACAACGCCATTGCTTCTGTTGCTAGAGCCAATTATATGCCTTATGGAATCGACTTCCCTGGTGGACCAACAGGAAGGTTCTGTAACGGAAAAACCACCGCAGACATCATTG CTCAACTCTTGGGGTTCAACGATTTTATTCATCCCTATACAAATGCAAGTGACCAAGACCTACTAAGAGGAGTGAATTTCGCATCTGCAGCTGCTGGAATAAGAGATGAAACTGGGCAACAATTG GGTGGTCGAATAAGTATGAATGGACAGGTAAGGAATTACCAAACTGCAGTTAATCGAGTTGTAAACATATTAGGTGATGAGAACACAGCAGCAGATCATCTAAGCAAATGTATCTACTCAGTTGGAATGGGTAGCAATGACTACCTTAATAACTACTTCATGCCATTGTATTACTCCTCTAGCCGTCAGTACACACCAGAACAATTCGCCAATGTTCTTATCCAACAATACTCCCAACAATTAAGG AGTTTGTACAATTATGGAGCAAGGAAGGTAGCAGTAATAGGAGTAGGTCAGATAGGATGTAGCCCAAATGAACTTGCACAGAATAGTCCCAATGGGCAAACATGTGTGGAGAAAATCAATAGCGCAAATCGTATGTTCAATGATAAGCTTATTTCTCTAGTTGATGACTTCAACAACAATCTACAAGGCGCGAAATTTATCTACATAAATGCCTATGGAATCTTCGATGACATGTTGAAAAACCCTTCAGCTAATG GGTTTAAGGTTACAAACAGAGGATGTTGTGGAGTGGGGAGGAACAATGGTCAAATAACATGTCTTCCACTTCAAACACCATGCCCAAACAGAAAGGAGTATATTTTCTGGGATGCTTTTCATCCTACTGAAGCAGCTAATGTGATCATTGCTAGGAGATCATACAGTGTTGCATCTCCTTCTGATGCTCATCCAATTGATATCCGCCGATTAGCTCAACTCTAG